In Ovis aries strain OAR_USU_Benz2616 breed Rambouillet chromosome 13, ARS-UI_Ramb_v3.0, whole genome shotgun sequence, the following are encoded in one genomic region:
- the FASTKD5 gene encoding FAST kinase domain-containing protein 5, mitochondrial, whose product MALVICRRFPGTFCGTPSQPALIKNHINKKLLGQTYEDCALTARMISTDTRMAAILQMLKPIRYWTFCNPFTYSATRSVAWWNIRSYMWHKGQDSPENSLCRLARKVNICSTSAAWRILTTGNTLPGLEFSRASASKASTLNLHSPRAMKIDEEDIETFDSLEDPRVFLQLRPEYQLHSYNRSETCQPLSVSEGELILHKVTVYQDNLQPQTIVDYFCKLSSLPAEQHPVLLSSTSFALLCQLSVKNIHLFDASDLISILKAFVSLGIPHSHSMLDVFETNFCHKVWEMSLDQLLLVADLWRYLGRRVPRFLKIFFSYLNLHWKDLSLSQLTHLIYIIGESRQAPQDLMQKLESLILKYIDLINLEEVGSICLGFFKSSSSLSEFVMRKFGDLACADMQHLSSYALVNILKMFRFTHVDHVNFMKQFGQIAPQRIPSLGVQGVMHLTLACSALRFLDERVMNAVAASLPPRVAYCRSKDVAKILWSFGTLNYKPPNAEEFYSSLINEIHRKMLEFNRYPEHLLTCLLGLAFSEYFPVELIDFALSPGFVRLAQERSKFEVTKELYTLDGTVGIECPDYRGNRLSSQLQQEGSEMLWNLARRDMNSKPEFLEALFLLETMLGGPQYVKHHMILPHTRSSDLEVQLDVNMKPLPFNREAIPIEDVAKLRLKHVGVSLTDDLMNQLLKGKSKGHSQGEIESDNGQQPLKLGEERAKPVGGSLCNKVDRLGAIPMAGLSPPTCLQAPQVKLAIQLTNRNQYCYGSRDLLGLHNMKRRQLNQLGYRVVELSHWEWLPLLKRTRLEKLAFLHEKVFTSAL is encoded by the coding sequence ATGGCTCTTGTGATATGCCGAAGATTTCCAGGCACTTTCTGTGGAACACCTTCCCAACCAGCTCTAATCAAGAACCATATAAACAAGAAATTGCTTGGTCAGACATATGAGGACTGTGCTCTGACTGCTAGAATGATCAGTACTGACACCAGAATGGCAGCCATTCTCCAGATGTTAAAACCTATAAGATATTGGACATTTTGCAATCCTTTTACCTACAGTGCAACCCGAAGTGTGGCATGGTGGAATATAAGAAGCTACATGTGGCACAAAGGACAGGACTCTCCAGAAAACAGTCTCTGCCGTCTTGCCAGAAAAGTTAACATTTGTAGCACCTCTGCTGCTTGGAGGATTCTGACAACCGGCAATACCCTCCCAGGTTTGGAATTCAGCAGGGCTTCTGCCTCTAAGGCCAGCACGTTGAACCTGCACTCACCCAGGGCCATGAAAATTGATGAAGAGGATATAGAAACTTTTGATTCCCTTGAAGACCCTCGAGTTTTCCTCCAGCTAAGACCAGAGTATCAGCTTCACAGCTATAACAGATCTGAGACTTGTCAACCTTTGTCAGTTTCAGAAGGTGAACTAATTTTGCACAAAGTCACCGTTTATCAAGATAATCTCCAGCCTCAAACTATTGTTGACTATTTCTGTAAGCTGAGTTCTTTGCCTGCAGAGCAACATCCTGTTTTGCTGTCCAGTACCAGCTTTGCTCTGCTCTGCCAACTGAGTGTGAAAAACATACATCTCTTTGATGCCTCAGATCTGATCAGTATTTTGAAAGCTTTTGTCAGTTTAGGAATTCCTCATTCCCATTCAATGCTAGATGTGTTTGAAACAAACTTTTGCCATAAGGTATGGGAAATGAGCCTGGATCAACTTCTCTTGGTGGCTGACCTCTGGCGGTACTTGGGACGCAGAGTACCTCggtttttaaagatcttttttagTTATCTTAATTTGCACTGGAAAGATCTATCCTTGTCCCAGCTGACTCACTTAATTTATATTATAGGTGAAAGTCGTCAGGCACCCCAGGATCTAATGCAAAAACTGGAATCATTGATCCTCAAGTATATAGATTTGATCAATTTAGAAGAGGTTGGTTCAAtctgtttggggttttttaaatCGAGTAGTAGTCTCTCTGAATTTGTCATGCGGAAATTTGGAGATCTGGCTTGTGCTGACATGCAGCATCTGAGTAGTTATGCCTTAGtgaatattcttaaaatgttCCGTTTCACTCATGTGGATCACGTAAATTTCATGAAGCAATTTGGACAGATTGCTCCTCAGCGAATTCCTTCCCTGGGAGTTCAGGGTGTCATGCACCTGACTCTGGCCTGCTCGGCATTACGCTTCCTGGATGAAAGGGTAATGAATGCTGTGGCTGCTTCTTTGCCTCCTAGGGTAGCATACTGTCGAAGTAAAGATGTTGCCAAGATTCTGTGGTCATTTGGAACTCTGAATTATAAGCCACCCAATGCAGAAGAGTTTTATTCTAGCCTGATAAATGAAATTCACAGAAAGATGCTTGAGTTCAATCGATACCCAGAACACCTGCTCACGTGCTTGCTGGGCCTGGCATTTTCTGAGTACTTTCCAGTAGAGCTCATAGATTTCGCTTTGAGTCCAGGGTTTGTCAGGTTAGCTCAGGAGAGAAGTAAGTTTGAGGTCACCAAGGAGCTGTATACTCTTGATGGCACAGTTGGCATTGAATGTCCAGATTACAGAGGCAATCGTCTTAGTTCTCAGCTTCAACAAGAGGGGTCAGAAATGCTATGGAATTTAGCAAGGAGGGATATGAACTCAAAACCTGAATTCCTAGAAGCTCTCTTTTTACTTGAGACCATGTTGGGTGGGCCCCAGTATGTCAAACACCATATGATTTTGCCTCATACCCGATCTTCTGATTTAGAGGTTCAGCTTGATGTTAACATGAAGCCATTACCATTTAACAGAGAAGCCATACCAATTGAAGATGTAGCCAAGTTAAGGCTTAAGCATGTGGGAGTCAGCCTTACTGATGATTTGATGAATCAGCTActaaaagggaaatcaaaagggCATTCCCAGGGGGAAATTGAGTCAGACAATGGGCAGCAGCCCTTGAAATTAGGGGAGGAGAGGGCTAAACCTGTGGGAGGTTCCCTTTGCAATAAGGTAGACAGATTGGGGGCCATCCCAATGGCTGGCCTATCCCCGCCGACCTGCTTGCAGGCCCCACAAGTGAAGCTGGCTATTCAATTGACAAACAGGAACCAGTATTGCTATGGTTCCAGGGATCTGCTTGGACTGCATAATATGAAGAGGCGGCAGCTGAATCAACTTGGGTACCGTGTGGTGGAGTTATCTCACTGGGAATGGCTCCCACTACTGAAACGAACTCGCTTAGAAAAACTGGCATTTCTCCATGAGAAGGTGTTCACCTCTGCTCTCTGA